The sequence agaaaaaggtcAACTTACTACAGACAAATTCCATGAAGCATATTTCTCTGAACTTTTCAAGTAATTTGAGAAGCAGGAAGTGACTGAAGGCTATCTCATGAATGAAGAATGGCTGAAGAAGTGTGCTGAGGATTATAAATTAAGAAGTGGAATGGAAGGCCAAAGATACCAAACATTAAAGGCCCACACAGGAGAGGTTCTCAATCTGGCAGAGAAGGAAATCGCTCGGGTCCAGAGGAAAGGCCCCAGCGGCCTGTTGGCCTTCTAGGTAAGCCTGATAAAGGGCCAGATGAGGAACATTCCCCAGAGACCATTCAGCAGAAGACTAAAGAAAACAATGAACTACTCATCATGTTATGACCTTATTTCAGAGATGGAATGATGTGGAGGTCACTGACCAGTAAGTgaccttctctcccttctcccgtCTCTCTGTGTAACTGTAAGCAAGACTTGtatactttcttttctcatttttcccttttggtGATCTAAGATAcccttaaaaaaaatagctatagAAAATTAAGTATGAGATATCTTGACTTCTGAGTTATGCTGTATTTGACTTCTTCAATGTTGTTGCTGATCTTTCATTAGCAAGTTTTTGTATCCTATCAAATATGTGCTCTTGTGAGGTTTACTGAAATTTTGGGGGGTGCTAtcctgcaggttttttttttactgtgggaaAAACACTGCTCTGAAATTGACAGCCAATAGGACCAAGAATCAATTAATTTTGTTAGTACGTATGTACCACAAAAGTATGCTTTATAAGAAGTCGTGTTGGGGGTCCCAGTCTCTTATAAACTCTTACAATGCTAACTGGCAATGATAAAATAATTGCTATaacctgtcttttaaaaaaactttattgtagttcatttatagttatttataGTTGCAGAGTTAAACAGTGTATTGACATGTGCACAAAATGAGCATTAACTGGGTGAAGAGCATAAGGCTGTGGGGTGTTGTTTAGTGGTCAAGTAGTATTTTGGCTCATCCCCACATGGCGAAATAGGTATATGAAGGACCTTTGTGTCTGAGTTTTTAtggcaagaaaataattttatttttaaaaaatgttttattgaagtatagttgatttacaatgttgtcaatttctgctgtacagcaaagtgactcagatatacTACTttttcatactattttccattatggtttatcacaggatattgaatatagttccctgtgctatacaggaagaccttgtttatccattttagatTCCTATAACCTGTCTTTTAATCAAATCGTGCAAAAATGTAATTAGAGGTTTTCAGTTCAGTCCTTAGGTATGTGAAATGTCCACCAAGGGGGCAGTGATGAGTTTTTCTTAGTATGAAGATGTAACTAGAATTCAAGCTATTTCAGTGAGACTATATTGACCACCAGAATGACAAAACCCATGGACATGTAAGGAAAGGCAGCTATAGATTTTGGTCCTGAGAGATTTTCAAGAACTACTTTGTTTGAAATGAGAGCTCAgaccttcctttttcttccccttttttggCCCTAAGAGAATCACAGAATTCTGAACCAAATTTTAATGATCAAGTAATGCctttaattacaaaagaaaaactgagacCAAAACTGTAATTTACAAAAAAGGAAGCAGCCAAGTCATTTAATACAGGGGAATAAAGGTGAGTGGATACAGCTCAAAGAATGCACCATTCCCTGCTCCCCCTTCTTTTTGCTACAAGTTGCACCCATCTTTAAAAACACCATCTTTGCCAGATTCAGGAGCAAACACAGAAATTGCTCAAGTTGGGTTTTCTGCCTCCTTTGTAAGCTGCACATGtttttaacatgtattttaaaactgtGATGTGAAAAGGCCATAAAACAAGAAGCAAATATGCCATTCTCTGCACGTGAAAGCATTATTTTACCAGACATCAGAATATGCACTTAGAATTTTTTCTCACAATTGTGTTCCTGTGGAGATATACATTTGGTCTTATTCATCTGTTTCTCCTGTAACCCCAAGTACAGTCCCCAATATACGGTGCTGTTAAGatacatatattacattttaaaagtaaatacgtTTTCCATGTACTGTTCAGCGCCTGGACTTTTCTGATAAAAGGCACAGTCTCTGAGCCTGTTGTGGTTTCAGAACAGAAACGAAGTATGTGAAAAACAGGTTCCTGGGGCAGGAGTGTCAATATTTGTCTGCCAGCCACGCGAACCCTGGCAGCTGTCTCCGGACCTGAGGTCTCCAAATCGGTGTCCCCAGGCGTGTGACAAGCTCAGGCACTTCCCAGGCTGGCACAGATCGTCCAGGGCGGGCAGCAGCAGTTTTCAGAGACGAGAGGTGGCAGGGGCGCGATTCGGGGTGGTCTGTTCAATTGCTAACAAGTCCCCCGCCAGTGGCCGCGTTGCTGGGCCGAGTGCAAAGGCAGCGGGGCTTCCTCGCAAGGGTTGGGCCCAGCAGGTGGGAACTGGAGAGCTCTTTGTGAGTCACGGCCAAGCACGACCCGGTCCGTGGGGCTCGCAGCCCTGCCGTTTCCTACCCGTTCCTGCCAAAGGCCCGCTTCAGCGCGTCCACGAAGCCCTCGTAATGCGCCAGGATGGGGCTCTCCCTCTCGATGTAGGGGACAACCCACTCCTCGGCCGGCCCACTGAGGCGGCTGATTAAAAACGCCACCTTGAGGATGTCGTTCGAGAACCTGGCCTCAAAGAACCTCATGTAAGACGCCGCTTGAATCAAAAACTCGGGAAGCCGAGCGGAGTCGCCTTTGAACGTCTCGGGAAAAGCCACCGGGCAGGCGGGCGGGCGCACCTGGGCCAGCAGGTTGGCTTTCTCGCACAGGAGCCGCCGCACCTGGTCCATGAGCTCTTTGTTCTCCCTGCGCAGCGCACGGTTCTGGGTCAGGAGGTCCTGCATCATGACCGCCAGCGCGTCCATCACCGCCCGCCGGGTTCCGTCCCCGCCGCCGCGCCGCCGGAAGTGCGTGTCGCTCGGGGGCGGGTCTCGGGGGCGGGTCCCGGCGGCGCGCGTCCGCCCTCCGCGGTCCAGGCCGGGCTTATGCCCGAGCGCCGGCAGGCAGCGTCGCCGGGACTACTGGCCGGAAAACCAGCATCCGGGAGGCCTGAAGCAGACGGACGGCGGCCAGAGAGGAAATTTGGAGCAGACTGGGGGCCGAGCCGAGGGACGCAGCGCCGCGCTCGGCGGAAGAATCTGACGCCGTGGCTGCGCTCTTAGACTTCCTGTGGGCTCCCTCCGCGACTTCCGGTGGGCTCCCTCCGCGACTTCCGGTGGGCTCCCTCCGCGGCCGACGCGCAGGTGCTTAAAGGAGAAGCTGTCTGCTCGGGGATCGAGCGTCACTGGGCGGCTGCAGCTTCCTCAGCTCCTGCCGAGCTGCGAAGCAGTCGTAGAGTTTTTTGAAGTTCCATATTCCTGGCTGTTTGCATGTTACGCTCAAGGCTTCACAGCCACGAGGAGGCAGTTCTAATAAAGCCCTCTGTGCCTGCAGAGTAGACCATCCCTTGGGGCTTCCAACTTGACGGAACAAGGAGCATCTCCTATCCGAGTGCCTCCCAGGTGCCAGACGCCTTATCCTATCTCATCTAAGCCTCCCGACTCTGTGAAGCCCATGctgggtttttggtttgtttgtttgtttttgttttcctgaggaTACAAGCAGCCCAGAGAGTATACAAATTTACTCTGGCTACAAAGTCGGTGGTACGTTGGTGAAGGCTTCCTGAGTGCCAGGTGATTGAGGATGAACTTAAACTTAAGGTGGCGGCAGGGTCTGTAGATTGGAAGAGGCCCTGTTGAGCTGAACGCCAtctgtatttatatgaatgagaGGAACAGATTCCGTCTGGTCCAATTCAGCCACCGTTTACTGGCGCTGGCTGTGAGCTCTGCTTCTCTACTGATATTAGGCTCTGCTCTGACCTCCTTCCTATCTAACAATTCTCCTATTTTTTCCATCAGTGTGACGCGCTAGGTAAAGAAAACTTcaacctttgtgtgtgtgtgtctgtgtgtgtgtgtctgcaaccAGCGAGTCGGTAAGCACGTTGTCTACCAAGAACCGCTCTCAGGCTCTGGGACTTCAGCTATGTCCCACTGTTTCCATATTTGAGGCGCTCAAAGATTGACCCCGAGGACCCTCCCATGCCAGAACCACCCGAGGTGAAACTGGGGGGAGGAAATTTCAGGAGGGGGTATTGCTGTGTGGTTCAGTGACTAAGAAACCCAAATAACATATCTTGATGAGTAGTTACATTTACGtttaagaatataatttttgactttttagaaatgaGAAGTGATACTTTTTGCCAGAATCCTCCGTTTGTCATTTACATGGAGATGGTAGGTTTTGATTCTGGCTTTTGATCGATGTTCTTTTATTTGGTATTTTACTGTTGGAGACTAGtttgtattaataaaataatgtttcctAATAAAGCTGCAGGTCATAAATTGTGCTAAAACACTTTCAAAAACAAAGTACAAAAGTACTTGAGatcagttatttaaaatatatgtacctcaagaaagaagaaagtcatATAACAAAAAAGTGGTTATCTTTGGgtggtaaaatttttattttatatgtctgCATTTTTGAAGTGACTATTGATTTTACAATAAAAAcgataaaatttattaaaaatgaaagaaaacaggaaatataaaagaaatgctttacatttttaaCACATTAGTTATCTAAAGGGAACTTTGGAAAGCACAGAGGATGAATGCCTAGCTTAACTGAGACTGCATTTCAGATCTCGGGCTTAATCTGAAAACATGTAGTGTTCTGTTCCCTTTTAGCTAGAAACTATTATTTTGCCAAGGAAAAAGATAACATGTCATATTCAGTTcatctaaaaaaagaaagccatttaCTGAGTCAGTATAACTTATGGAATTTCTCTGGAGCTACAGAGAGTATCCAAATGTCATTTAAAGTTTCAGAGCCAAAATGAACTCTTAGTTTGTCCTCAatataagaaatacaaaatttatgAACCCAAATACAAGACTGGGCAATCAGCTCAAAACACTGAGGATGTGCTTTCCACTAACTAATAATACCGCATACATTCTTATGCACATATCATATGTTACagtatacatttttaagaaaaccaTGTTGCCAGATATATGATACGTCATCTGGTCCAGAGCTTTTCTGTGCTGGGAGttctagttttttgttgttgttttttaatcactGATTTAATCTCTTGTTATAAGTCAGtgcagtttttctatttcttcttgagtcagtttcggtaatttgtgtgtttctaggacatttttcaatttcatttaatttattggtGAACAATTATTCAtagcattcttttatttttatttgtgtaaaGTTGGTTGTAATGtccccattttcatttctgattttagttatttgcatcttcttttttctttctcagtctagttaaagtttgtcaattttgttgattttttttgtaaGAACAGacatttggtttcattgattccCTATTTCACTTATCTCTGTTCTAATCCTTATTATTTCCtgccttctgctagctttgggtttaatttgctcttctttttctagtttcttaaagtgTGTATGGACCAAACTgggtcccctcaaaattcatatgttgaagccctgatcttcaatgtgactgtatttgaaaataagaCATTTAGGGAGgcaattaaagttaaatgaggtcataagggtggttctgtttctctgaagaaccctgactaatacattcTTCTTTTAgtcatttctaattcttctttAATCAAGGGTATATTCATGGATATATTCTATAAAAAACTATCTTTCAAGTgtatactaccaaaaaaaaaaatcctatgacaAATAAGAACCAGGACCATgaattttttgtatgtgtgtggttcTGTGCATTCTCAAGATGTTTTAAAAGGCTTAAGAGAAAATACATTGAATGATGGTACACACCTGCTTTGGACAAGGTTGTAGTGGAGGatgttaaatttattaaatttattaaatttggggcgggggggtgaATTTTGCCACTGGGGGACTCGCAAGTCCAAAACCTGTAGGGCAACCTGGCAGGCTGGAGATTCagggaagagttgatgttgcagtTCTGAGTCTGAGATAAAAGCGCAGGCAGAATTTCTGTGTTGTCTGTAGATAGAACTCTTTCTTTGG is a genomic window of Balaenoptera ricei isolate mBalRic1 chromosome 14, mBalRic1.hap2, whole genome shotgun sequence containing:
- the LOC132347681 gene encoding protein LDOC1-like — encoded protein: MDALAVMMQDLLTQNRALRRENKELMDQVRRLLCEKANLLAQVRPPACPVAFPETFKGDSARLPEFLIQAASYMRFFEARFSNDILKVAFLISRLSGPAEEWVVPYIERESPILAHYEGFVDALKRAFGRNG